In Cryptomeria japonica chromosome 10, Sugi_1.0, whole genome shotgun sequence, a genomic segment contains:
- the LOC131063425 gene encoding uncharacterized protein At1g66480: MGNAIFFRRHHGRVNIMKLDGQVLKVKGPLIVNDILAYYPGYVILHSEAVRHMGVKAKPLDGSATLNAKHLYCLIQLPKVENHKREPKRVSSGIPMNAKSRLESLLLTRRSISDISHINCEPSSSESSEDNGAVRVKVRLTKAELIELMGESQESCDTVERILDSILNHEKFQQMERGKEIEEEENFAWKPSLGSVPETWRKSEVLMESSATVPRFT; this comes from the coding sequence ATGGGCAACGCAATATTTTTCAGAAGGCATCATGGGCGTGTTAATATCATGAAATTAGATGGGCAAGTGTTGAAGGTGAAGGGGCCTCTCATAGTAAATGATATCCTCGCATATTATCCAGGCTATGTAATTTTGCATTCAGAAGCAGTTCGTCACATGGGAGTGAAAGCAAAACCTTTGGATGGATCTGCAACTCTCAACGCTAAGCACCTCTATTGTCTTATTCAATTGCCAAAGGTAGAGAATCACAAACGGGAGCCAAAAAGAGTCAGTTCAGGGATACCCATGAATGCAAAGTCCAGGCTTGAAAGTTTGCTCTTAACGCGCAGATCCATTTCTGATATTTCTCACATAAATTGTGAGCCATCATCTTCTGAGAGCAGTGAAGATAATGGAGCTGTTCGGGTTAAAGTCCGGTTGACAAAAGCTGAGCTTATTGAATTGATGGGTGAGAGCCAAGAGAGTTGTGATACAGTGGAAAGAATCCTGGATTCAATCCTCAACCATGAGAAATTCCAGCAAATGGAAAGAGGAAAGGAGATAGAAGAGGAAGAGAATTTTGCCTGGAAACCTTCCTTAGGGAGCGTCCCTGAAACTTGGAGAAAAAGCGAGGTGCTTATGGAATCATCTGCTACTGTTCCTCGTTTTACATAG